The DNA segment GCGCAGCGTGTCCGTCGCCCCGAGTGCCGGAGATTTCACGCCCGATCAGCTCCAGGTGCTGCTGCCGGGTGATGCGCTGGGTCCGTGGCGCCTGCAGGCGATCGAGGGCACTGCCGCGGTGTTCCAGGCCGGCGACCAGACCCGTCGCGTGGCGATTCCTTGACCGGAGCCCACCACATGAAGCCGTCGATCATCCTGTACGCGTTCCTGCTGGGCTCCATGCAGTTGCCCGCCTGGGCGCAGCAGCCCGCCACGACCCCCGCCCGCAATGCGCAGAGCCAGGAGCGCCCGCTGGCCGCCCGCATCCTGGACGACCGGGTGGCAGGCGAATGGGGCCTGCAACCGCAGGAATGGGCGCGCTATCGCGACTTGATGGATGGGCCGCTGGGCATCTACTCGCCAAATCTGGACCCGCTGTCCGCCCTGGGCATCGAGGCGCGCACCGACGAAGAACGGCGGCGCTACGCAGAGCTGCAGGTGCAAGTCGAAGCGCGCCGCGTGGAGAAGCTGCTCGCGTACCAGCGCGCCTACGACGAGGCCTGGCAGCGCCTGAACCCCGGCATGCAGCGGGTGAACCTGTCTGACGAGAGGCCAGGCGCCGCCGCTGCGCGGGGCAGCGGTCGCACGGCAGTGTTCATCAAGGACGGCTGCGCGGCTTGCGGGCAACTCGTCCAACGCCTGCAATCCTCGGGTGCCGAGTTCGACCTTTACATGGTCGGCAGCCGCCAGGACGATGCGCGCATCCGCGACTGGGCCAAGCGCGCCCAGATCGACCCGGCCCGGGTGCGCAGCGGCGGCATCACGCTCAACCACGACGGCGGCCGCTGGCTGTCGCTGAGCCTGCCCGGCGATTTGCCTGCGGTTGTGCGCGAAGTGAACGGCCAATGGCAACGCCAGCCGTAACGGCGCTGCTGCGCGCACTGGCGCTCACTGCGGGCCTGTTCGCCTGCGCCGCCCATGCCCAGGAGGTTCCGCCACCGGCCTACCAGCTTGCCGCACAGCGCGCGGGCATTCCCTCGACGGTGCTCTACGCCGTGGCCTTGCAGGAGAGCGGCATGCGACGCAATGGACGCATCGTCCCATGGCCGTGGACCCTGAATGTCGCCGGCC comes from the Cupriavidus basilensis genome and includes:
- a CDS encoding TIGR03759 family integrating conjugative element protein translates to MKPSIILYAFLLGSMQLPAWAQQPATTPARNAQSQERPLAARILDDRVAGEWGLQPQEWARYRDLMDGPLGIYSPNLDPLSALGIEARTDEERRRYAELQVQVEARRVEKLLAYQRAYDEAWQRLNPGMQRVNLSDERPGAAAARGSGRTAVFIKDGCAACGQLVQRLQSSGAEFDLYMVGSRQDDARIRDWAKRAQIDPARVRSGGITLNHDGGRWLSLSLPGDLPAVVREVNGQWQRQP